From the Musa acuminata AAA Group cultivar baxijiao chromosome BXJ1-2, Cavendish_Baxijiao_AAA, whole genome shotgun sequence genome, one window contains:
- the LOC135594938 gene encoding polygalacturonase QRT3-like, whose product MNTINATFQAQQGKALLPGINDLGGAVVDLQGGNYKISKPIRLPSGGGNVVIRGGTLRADDNFPTDGYLIELHSPSSDQKHGFYYEDITFRDILFDSGFRGGGLLVIDSARIRVDNCFFIHFGTEGIHVNSGHETFVSNTFLGQHVTVGGDPGERSFSGTAINLAGNDNAVTDVVIFSAGTGIILSGQANILTGVHCYNKATGFGGVGIYVKLPGNSQTRIDNCYMDYNAIVLEDPVQVHVTNAFFLGDGNVVLKSVNGVISGLTIVDNMFTGNGNAKAVVEVQGTFNQVDQVVIDRNSVTGMSVKSTTAKLTVAGKADKWVADFSPILLFPDRIKNVQYSLYVNGNESIPLHAVTSTSNNMVVVEADHVVDGGVWVSVDQYSK is encoded by the exons ATGAACACTATCAATGCCACCTTCCAGGCTCAGCAGGGCAAGGCGTTGCTGCCGGGGATCAATGACTTGGGTGGCGCGGTGGTGGACTTGCAAGGTGGCAACTACAAGATCAGCAAGCCCATCCGTTTGCCCAGCGGCGGTGGAAATGTTGTG ATCCGTGGTGGAACTCTGCGGGCAGATGATAATTTTCCTACCGATGGATATTTGATCGAGTTGCATTCGCCGTCCTCCGATCAGAAGCACGGCTTCTACTACGAGGACATCACCTTCCGCGACATCCTCTTCGACTCGGGCTTCCGCGGCGGTGGCCTCCTCGTGATCGACTCGGCTCGCATCCGCGTCGACAACTGCTTCTTCATCCACTTCGGAACCGAAGGCATCCACGTAAACAGCGGCCACGAGACCTTCGTCTCCAACACCTTCCTCGGCCAGCACGTCACCGTCGGCGGCGACCCCGGCGAGAGGAGCTTCTCGGGCACCGCCATCAACCTTGCGGGCAACGACAACGCCGTCACCGACGTTGTAATCTTCTCCGCCGGCACCGGGATCATCCTCTCCGGACAGGCCAACATCCTGACCGGCGTGCACTGCTACAACAAGGCCACCGGCTTTGGCGGCGTCGGCATCTACGTGAAGCTGCCGGGCAACAGCCAGACTCGCATCGACAACTGCTACATGGATTACAACGCGATCGTCCTCGAGGACCCGGTGCAGGTCCACGTCACGAACGCCTTCTTCCTCGGCGACGGCAACGTCGTCCTCAAGTCAGTGAACGGGGTCATCTCGGGGCTGACCATCGTCGACAACATGTTCACGGGGAACGGCAACGCAAAGGCAGTGGTGGAGGTGCAGGGCACGTTCAACCAGGTGGACCAGGTGGTGATCGATCGCAACAGCGTGACAGGCATGTCGGTGAAGTCGACGACTGCTAAACTGACGGTGGCCGGCAAGGCGGACAAGTGGGTGGCCGACTTCTCACCGATTTTGCTGTTCCCTGACCGGATCAAGAACGTGCAGTACTCGCTGTACGTGAATGGAAATGAGAGCATTCCGCTGCATGCGGTGACCAGCACGAGCAACAACATGGTGGTGGTGGAGGCCGACCATGTCGTCGACGGCGGTGTCTGGGTGTCGGTGGATCAGTACTCCAAGTAG